A genomic stretch from Fodinibius salinus includes:
- the hemA gene encoding glutamyl-tRNA reductase, whose protein sequence is MSTDHPQISDFCAVGVNHWEASINVREQFSLSDDQVHELIEGAKREGIDSLFVVSTCNRTEMFAQDIAPQELIRLLVTYSNASLEEFHNYGFEKEGERAVEHLFQVTVGLDSQILGDVQVVNQVKEGYELAGRMDAVGSELHRLMQHVFRAHKRSRNETSLGEGAATTAYAAVQFAIEAFDNLKDKNILLVGTGKIGKVTCKNLINLGAEKLTLINRTRDRAEFVADKFNLQVADMEKLPQEIAASDLIIVATGAQEPVVELDDMKPSILDPNFKVMVDLSVPRNIDPEIGDLNFIDLANMDFLTDVTDEAYRKREENIPLVKKIIDDELTDYKNWLSKQKVVPTIKALTSKFDNIREDEFDFFKNKISDTDRDKVENLTRRIVNKIAAYSIEHLRDHHESEEVTKVVNDMFKLETKANE, encoded by the coding sequence ATGTCAACAGATCATCCGCAAATATCTGATTTTTGTGCCGTCGGAGTAAACCATTGGGAGGCTTCGATTAATGTACGTGAACAATTTAGTTTAAGTGATGATCAGGTTCACGAACTTATAGAAGGTGCTAAACGCGAAGGTATTGACAGTCTCTTTGTAGTATCAACCTGTAATCGTACCGAAATGTTTGCCCAGGATATTGCTCCCCAAGAGTTGATTCGGCTGCTGGTGACGTATTCCAATGCATCACTTGAGGAGTTTCATAACTATGGATTTGAGAAAGAAGGTGAGCGTGCGGTGGAGCATCTGTTCCAGGTTACGGTAGGTCTTGACTCCCAGATTTTGGGTGATGTTCAAGTGGTGAACCAGGTAAAAGAAGGATATGAGCTGGCCGGCCGGATGGATGCGGTTGGCAGTGAGCTTCACCGGCTGATGCAGCACGTCTTTCGGGCGCACAAGCGATCCCGCAACGAGACGTCTTTGGGCGAAGGAGCTGCTACAACGGCCTATGCCGCAGTCCAGTTTGCTATTGAAGCTTTTGATAATCTGAAAGACAAAAATATTTTGCTGGTCGGCACTGGCAAGATTGGCAAAGTGACTTGCAAGAATTTAATCAACCTTGGAGCAGAGAAGCTGACGCTTATCAATCGGACTCGGGATCGTGCAGAGTTTGTAGCTGATAAGTTTAATTTGCAGGTAGCTGATATGGAAAAGCTGCCGCAAGAAATTGCCGCATCTGATTTGATTATCGTGGCTACAGGAGCACAGGAGCCGGTGGTGGAACTTGACGATATGAAACCTTCAATTTTGGATCCCAATTTTAAAGTGATGGTGGATCTGTCAGTGCCGCGTAATATTGATCCCGAAATTGGTGATCTGAATTTTATAGACCTGGCTAATATGGATTTCCTGACGGATGTGACCGATGAGGCCTACCGTAAGCGCGAAGAAAATATTCCGTTGGTCAAAAAGATTATTGATGATGAGCTTACGGATTACAAAAATTGGCTCAGTAAGCAGAAGGTAGTGCCAACGATCAAGGCGCTGACTAGCAAATTCGATAACATTCGCGAAGATGAATTCGATTTTTTTAAGAATAAAATTTCGGATACTGATCGTGACAAAGTTGAGAATCTAACCCGCCGTATTGTTAATAAAATTGCCGCTTACTCCATCGAGCACCTGCGTGACCATCACGAGTCGGAAGAGGTGACCAAAGTGGTTAATGACATGTTTAAGCTCGAAACCAAAGCCAATGAGTAA
- the hemH gene encoding ferrochelatase has translation MSTEEKRIGVVLMNLGGPTADYAVRPFLYNLFRDEDIIKIGGGKFQDFFANIISKFRASSVQEDYEEINGCPRGCMGNKHCLNRKNSVTSTCCSPINSLTEKQRRGLEKHLKGVMPDDQFVKVYTCMRYWLPFAETTMEDMEEDGITHAVMVPLYPQFSWTTTGSSYRDWETKREDKFGHDTPWKEFHVKNYHLNDDYLSAMNDRIDEALAEMDEETRNKTHFIFSAHGTPKLEVRSGDPYTNEINQTMEAIMEMRDYDHDYWLGYQSKVGPQKWTQPNTAELVERHIEYGIKNFLMIPIAFVTDHVETLFELGVELVEDLEEEGYEFDNLKVMEGINDHPKFIKALGDQVLHKLDHEISVDGALEQQPQKQSAE, from the coding sequence ATGTCCACTGAAGAAAAACGTATTGGCGTTGTTCTTATGAACCTCGGCGGTCCTACGGCCGATTATGCTGTTCGCCCCTTTTTATATAATCTGTTTCGCGATGAAGATATTATTAAGATAGGCGGTGGAAAATTTCAAGACTTTTTTGCGAATATCATTTCTAAGTTTCGGGCATCCAGCGTGCAGGAAGATTACGAAGAAATTAATGGATGTCCCCGTGGATGCATGGGCAATAAACACTGCTTGAATCGTAAGAATAGTGTTACCTCAACCTGTTGTTCGCCCATCAATAGCCTGACTGAAAAACAGCGGCGGGGACTCGAAAAGCATCTTAAAGGTGTTATGCCGGATGATCAGTTTGTGAAGGTCTATACCTGTATGCGCTATTGGCTGCCCTTTGCTGAAACTACCATGGAGGACATGGAAGAAGATGGTATTACTCATGCGGTGATGGTTCCGCTGTATCCACAATTTTCGTGGACAACCACTGGAAGTAGCTATCGTGACTGGGAAACCAAGCGAGAAGATAAGTTTGGCCACGACACGCCGTGGAAAGAATTCCACGTTAAGAACTATCATTTGAATGATGATTATCTTTCGGCCATGAACGATCGTATTGATGAGGCATTGGCCGAGATGGATGAGGAAACGAGGAACAAAACCCATTTTATTTTTAGCGCGCACGGCACGCCCAAGCTCGAAGTTCGCAGTGGCGATCCTTATACTAATGAGATTAATCAGACTATGGAAGCAATCATGGAGATGCGCGACTATGACCATGACTACTGGCTGGGCTACCAGTCAAAAGTAGGTCCGCAAAAATGGACACAGCCCAACACTGCTGAATTGGTTGAGCGTCATATTGAATACGGCATTAAGAACTTTTTGATGATCCCCATCGCCTTTGTGACTGATCATGTAGAAACGTTATTTGAGCTTGGTGTTGAGCTGGTCGAAGATCTTGAAGAAGAGGGGTACGAGTTTGACAATCTCAAAGTCATGGAAGGTATTAATGATCATCCTAAGTTTATTAAAGCGCTTGGGGACCAGGTGTTACATAAGTTGGATCATGAGATATCAGTTGATGGAGCGTTAGAACAGCAACCGCAAAAACAATCAGCTGAATAG
- a CDS encoding sensor histidine kinase: MRIRSKLAWTFILLLIFGITSISSYSILFIRDYLLKEGRVEMERDTRLLAVTVSNLSADQQFDKHLEQAARTSGYQLAIYDSTGRQVNTYHEKDTTLIHTYQLDTGIIENLKARNGLPLIPRRDDSEILNSYIALSSSGIDSVQYLQAAQLKDEIYAPIKTIRWIIYYGMFISIGLVIIVSIWMSRYLTKPITQIKNAAQDIADGNVNREININRGDEFGTLANSLDQMASKLRDDTEQIKQFAEKQRQFFADITHEIRNPLHTISAALEMLQLQDLDTDKKQKYIRSAQKQTERITRLFKDLKTLQRYDSDEYFIETREFDLLPIADYMEQLYGDRATDKGITLNVDDHSCKAIGDPGKIEQVIDNLISNAIKYTNEGSVNLRYERNEDSVEIVIEDSGIGISDEHLSRLFDRFYRTDKARSRDKGGTGLGLSVVKSILSAHDSEIHVESESGKGTRFWFSLPRG; encoded by the coding sequence ATGAGAATAAGATCAAAATTAGCGTGGACCTTTATTTTACTGCTGATCTTTGGTATTACCTCTATCAGTAGTTACTCTATTCTATTTATCCGGGATTATCTTTTAAAGGAGGGACGCGTCGAAATGGAGCGAGATACCCGATTGCTGGCCGTAACGGTGTCCAATCTATCTGCTGACCAGCAGTTTGACAAGCATCTGGAACAGGCTGCCCGTACATCGGGATACCAACTGGCCATCTATGACTCCACAGGCCGACAGGTAAATACTTATCATGAGAAGGATACCACCTTAATTCACACTTATCAGTTAGATACAGGCATTATCGAAAATCTGAAGGCCCGCAATGGGCTGCCGCTAATTCCCCGGCGGGACGACTCCGAAATACTTAATAGCTATATTGCTCTTTCTTCTTCAGGTATTGATAGTGTGCAATATCTGCAGGCTGCTCAGCTTAAGGATGAGATTTATGCTCCCATCAAAACCATCCGCTGGATTATTTATTACGGGATGTTCATTTCTATAGGATTAGTCATTATCGTGAGTATATGGATGTCGCGTTATCTCACCAAGCCTATTACGCAGATTAAGAATGCCGCACAGGATATTGCCGACGGCAATGTAAATCGGGAAATTAATATCAATCGGGGTGATGAATTTGGTACACTGGCTAATTCGCTGGACCAGATGGCCTCGAAGCTGCGGGATGATACTGAACAGATTAAGCAGTTTGCTGAAAAACAGCGCCAATTTTTTGCGGATATTACTCACGAAATTCGCAATCCGTTGCATACTATTTCGGCTGCGCTTGAAATGTTGCAGCTGCAGGATCTTGATACCGATAAAAAACAGAAGTACATCCGCTCAGCCCAAAAGCAGACAGAGCGTATTACGCGGTTGTTTAAAGATTTAAAAACGCTGCAGCGTTACGATTCCGATGAATATTTTATTGAAACCCGAGAGTTCGATTTGTTGCCCATTGCCGATTATATGGAGCAACTTTATGGTGATCGAGCGACTGATAAAGGTATAACACTTAACGTTGACGACCATTCGTGTAAGGCAATTGGCGATCCCGGAAAAATAGAACAGGTTATTGATAACCTCATATCCAATGCTATAAAATATACCAATGAGGGTAGTGTTAACCTGCGATATGAGCGGAATGAGGATTCCGTTGAGATAGTTATTGAAGACAGCGGCATTGGTATTTCCGATGAGCATCTCAGCCGGCTTTTTGATCGTTTTTATCGCACAGACAAAGCACGCTCACGCGACAAAGGTGGTACGGGTCTGGGGTTATCCGTGGTCAAGAGTATCCTTAGTGCCCACGATAGTGAGATTCATGTAGAAAGTGAATCGGGAAAGGGAACACGTTTTTGGTTTAGCTTGCCTCGAGGATAA
- a CDS encoding response regulator transcription factor — protein sequence MKPKHSILLVEDEEESAEMLTNFLEMNDYNVLTAYEGNRALEIIDEYAGEIHLAILDIMVPNVDGKEICKHIRRHPVLNDIPVIFLTAKDEEQDEIEGLELGADDYIPKPASLNLVKAHVESLLRRQNPQTANWLQYGDTYLDTDAKQLYVDNEEVELTSTEYTLIELLYQNPKRVYTRQEILEHITEEDQFVFDRTVDVHVKNLRLKMGDAGEVIKTYRGIGYGLNREIVKV from the coding sequence GTGAAACCCAAGCACAGCATATTATTAGTTGAGGATGAAGAAGAGTCGGCTGAAATGCTGACTAATTTCCTTGAGATGAATGATTACAATGTACTTACCGCTTATGAGGGTAATCGAGCCCTAGAGATTATCGACGAGTATGCAGGGGAAATTCATCTGGCTATTCTCGATATTATGGTGCCCAATGTAGATGGTAAAGAAATCTGCAAACATATTCGCCGACATCCGGTACTTAACGATATTCCCGTCATCTTCCTGACGGCCAAAGACGAAGAGCAGGATGAAATTGAAGGACTCGAGCTCGGGGCTGATGATTATATCCCCAAACCGGCCAGTCTCAATCTGGTAAAGGCGCATGTTGAATCATTGCTGCGCCGCCAAAATCCGCAGACGGCAAACTGGCTACAGTATGGTGATACCTATCTGGATACCGATGCCAAGCAGCTATATGTGGATAACGAAGAGGTTGAGCTGACTTCTACCGAATATACTCTTATTGAGCTTCTCTATCAGAATCCCAAGCGGGTATATACGCGGCAGGAAATTTTAGAACATATTACCGAAGAAGATCAGTTTGTGTTTGATCGTACTGTGGATGTTCACGTAAAAAATCTGCGGCTCAAGATGGGTGATGCGGGGGAAGTTATCAAAACATACCGGGGTATTGGCTATGGATTAAATCGCGAAATTGTGAAGGTGTGA
- a CDS encoding SDR family oxidoreductase: protein MSFQDKVAWITGASSGIGEALAYALHDRGAKLILSSRRKNILEEVKEQCPGDPADVTILPLDLSETDKLPDKAQQALNIYGHIDYLFNNGGVSQRSKAINTDVDVMKRVLDINFLGSAVLAKEVLPSMIERKSGHIIVTSSVVGKFGTQLRSSYAASKHALHGYFDSLRQEVFNKNISISLVCPGFIKTNVTKNALEGNGEKHQKMGKGQQNGMTPAQFAEKLLPKIAKGKEEIYIGGMEIMGIYFQRFVPSLFHKILRKIDVT from the coding sequence ATGTCATTTCAAGATAAAGTAGCCTGGATAACCGGTGCTTCATCAGGCATTGGTGAAGCCCTGGCATATGCCTTACATGATCGGGGTGCTAAACTTATCCTCTCCTCCCGCCGTAAAAATATATTAGAAGAGGTTAAAGAACAGTGTCCGGGTGATCCTGCGGATGTTACCATTCTTCCGCTGGACTTATCCGAAACTGACAAACTTCCGGATAAAGCCCAACAAGCACTCAATATTTATGGTCATATTGATTATTTGTTTAATAATGGAGGGGTAAGCCAACGTTCTAAAGCCATAAATACCGACGTAGACGTAATGAAAAGAGTGCTGGATATTAATTTTTTGGGATCTGCCGTGTTGGCTAAAGAGGTACTGCCTTCAATGATTGAGCGTAAATCAGGGCATATTATCGTCACCAGCAGCGTGGTGGGAAAATTTGGTACGCAACTTCGATCCAGCTATGCGGCCTCTAAACATGCTCTGCACGGTTACTTTGATTCCCTTCGTCAAGAAGTGTTTAATAAAAATATCAGTATCTCCTTGGTTTGTCCCGGATTTATAAAAACAAATGTTACCAAAAACGCTCTTGAGGGAAACGGGGAAAAACATCAAAAAATGGGCAAAGGGCAACAAAACGGTATGACCCCCGCACAATTTGCAGAAAAACTACTCCCAAAAATCGCCAAAGGAAAAGAAGAAATTTATATTGGCGGAATGGAAATTATGGGTATTTATTTCCAACGATTTGTGCCTTCGCTTTTTCACAAGATACTGCGCAAGATTGACGTCACTTAA
- a CDS encoding DUF58 domain-containing protein codes for MLLDHELLSQLAPLELRARKIVEGFISGLHKSPHHGFSVEFAEHRPYNPGDEIKHIDWKVYAKSERLFVKKYEEETNLRCYILLDTSSSMFYKYFSPWSKLRYAIHFGSALMYLMNRQRDACGLITFNEEINHFFPAKSSYSHLRLLFSEFEQLLEEEEQQEQEQRKTATAKVIHEVAERLNHRSLVVVLTDLFENVDEHDQLISSLKHLRHRKHEVLLFNVLEQQSERDLDFQDHRIMMQDMESGENIEVMPAQIRKDYKKKVEELTHRFKMACSEFQIDFESLDTQSEFDLALLAYLNKRKRLG; via the coding sequence ATGCTTTTAGACCACGAACTGTTATCACAACTTGCTCCGCTGGAACTTCGGGCCCGAAAAATTGTCGAGGGATTTATCTCGGGACTGCACAAAAGTCCTCATCATGGATTTAGCGTAGAGTTTGCCGAACACCGTCCGTATAATCCGGGTGATGAGATCAAGCATATCGACTGGAAGGTGTATGCCAAGAGTGAGCGGCTTTTTGTGAAGAAATACGAGGAAGAGACGAACCTACGCTGCTATATTTTACTTGATACCAGCAGCTCGATGTTTTACAAATATTTTAGTCCCTGGTCAAAATTGCGTTATGCTATCCATTTTGGTTCGGCTCTGATGTATTTGATGAACCGCCAGCGCGATGCCTGTGGACTCATTACGTTTAATGAGGAAATTAACCATTTCTTTCCGGCAAAGTCGTCGTATTCACATTTGCGACTGCTTTTTTCTGAGTTTGAACAATTACTCGAAGAAGAGGAACAACAGGAACAAGAGCAGCGAAAAACGGCTACGGCAAAAGTTATTCACGAAGTAGCCGAGCGGCTCAATCATCGCAGCCTAGTGGTGGTACTTACGGATCTGTTTGAAAATGTGGATGAGCACGATCAGCTAATATCATCCCTAAAGCACCTACGGCACCGAAAACATGAGGTATTACTTTTTAATGTGCTTGAACAACAAAGTGAACGTGACCTCGACTTTCAGGACCATCGCATTATGATGCAGGATATGGAATCCGGTGAAAATATAGAGGTAATGCCGGCGCAAATTAGAAAAGACTATAAAAAGAAAGTAGAAGAGCTAACGCATCGTTTTAAGATGGCGTGCAGCGAATTCCAGATTGATTTTGAGTCGTTAGATACGCAAAGTGAATTTGATCTGGCACTGCTGGCCTATTTAAATAAACGCAAACGACTGGGGTGA
- a CDS encoding dimethylarginine dimethylaminohydrolase family protein, translating to MGQVITSADQLDFTAQDIPSMPLPTDVLMVRPLHYSVDYVINPHMADQVGKVDKIVANNEWELVRSLFEQVGLNVNIIEDQNGLPDMVFCANQSLPYIDEDGKQHVFMSIMHADQRKEEVPYIEQWYRQHGYEMHYLDEDKISDFEGCGDAIWHTGRRLLWGGYGYRSSLEAYETISETFDIPIIALELVDESFYHLDTCLCILDKNTALIYPDAFTQQGLAMINQMFDTIIKASKYEAEELFACNASCPDGRNVIIQQGCTDVNKNLRDNGFSVHEVSTYEFLKSGGSVFCMKMLLWS from the coding sequence ATGGGACAAGTCATAACATCCGCAGATCAACTTGATTTTACAGCCCAAGATATTCCTTCAATGCCCCTGCCTACCGATGTGCTGATGGTTCGGCCACTTCACTATTCTGTTGATTATGTCATCAACCCACACATGGCCGATCAGGTTGGCAAAGTAGATAAGATCGTAGCCAACAATGAATGGGAGCTTGTTCGTTCTCTTTTTGAACAGGTAGGCCTTAACGTAAATATTATTGAAGACCAGAATGGACTGCCTGACATGGTGTTCTGTGCCAACCAAAGCTTGCCCTATATTGATGAAGACGGCAAGCAACATGTTTTTATGAGCATTATGCATGCTGACCAGCGCAAAGAGGAAGTACCTTATATAGAACAGTGGTACCGCCAGCATGGCTACGAAATGCACTACCTAGACGAAGATAAAATTAGTGATTTTGAAGGCTGTGGTGATGCTATCTGGCACACCGGCAGGCGCTTGCTATGGGGTGGCTATGGCTATCGATCCTCGCTGGAAGCTTATGAAACTATTTCAGAAACTTTTGATATCCCCATTATTGCACTAGAACTGGTTGACGAGTCCTTTTACCATCTTGATACCTGCCTGTGCATATTGGATAAAAATACTGCCCTTATTTATCCCGATGCCTTTACTCAACAGGGACTTGCAATGATTAATCAGATGTTCGATACAATTATCAAAGCATCAAAATACGAGGCCGAAGAACTGTTTGCCTGTAATGCTTCTTGCCCCGACGGACGCAACGTGATTATCCAGCAGGGTTGTACCGACGTAAATAAAAACCTTCGTGATAATGGGTTTTCTGTGCACGAAGTAAGTACCTATGAATTTCTTAAAAGCGGCGGCAGTGTATTCTGCATGAAAATGTTACTATGGTCATAA
- a CDS encoding penicillin acylase family protein — MGKKYFRLLIAALTTIALFVLLSIPLGPAPPMGAFWNPQSGFWANAQTNKFASQNISLDDETLSDTVGVYFDQHQIPHIFASNNRDLYFAQGYITARDRLWQMELQTRAAAGRLSEILGSRTLQFDRYRRHIGMGYAAEQALEGLLGNPRTAKAVKAYAAGVNAWIDQLQPQEYPLEYKFLNHHPESWTPLKTALLLKNMTYTLAGRNSDLRMSNTRAVFGDDFIKQILDLEHPLTDPIIPKSKKWDFASQAPQKPEDTFTPSIVDTVTPFQPDPQNGSNNWAVSGSKTANGYPILSNDPHLNMTLPSIWYAVQLHSPDQNVMGVSLPGAPAIIIGFNEDAAWGTTNVGADVWDWYEITFRDSTFGEYKYDGKWQSTKKRIEKIKVKGQPTVTDTVVYTHHGPVVQTSGEESMRSDIPKYHAMQWIAYKKSNELRYFLDINKAENYKDYRQAIRHYESPAQNWVFADSSNIALTVAGKYPLKWNEQGRFIGDGSNPKYDWQGWIPFEQIPYVKNPDRGFVSSANQTPTDSTYPYYLDSNFAPYERGHRINKRLAAMDNITPKDMQHLQMDVFSNHAKNVLPTLLQYLNTDTLSQLHKKAKGKLADWRYDNKGELIAPSIFDYWWDELYEAIWNDEYSKTDVPLEWPSRDQLATFIHNNPTSQWYDNINTPEKETLEELINQSFNQAIVALQNKYGNMGNNWQWGYVNDTDIGHVGRLPGLGRKDVFTGGGAESINAVRGSHGPSWRMVVQLGPKIKGWGIYPGGQSGNPGSKYYDNMVDEWQNGDLFPLWFMQQPPVPADSLHYTITLN; from the coding sequence ATGGGGAAAAAATATTTTCGGCTGTTGATTGCAGCCCTTACAACAATAGCACTTTTTGTTTTATTATCCATTCCGCTGGGTCCGGCTCCACCGATGGGTGCCTTTTGGAATCCCCAGAGCGGATTCTGGGCCAATGCCCAAACAAATAAGTTTGCCAGCCAGAATATTTCGCTAGATGATGAAACCCTGTCCGATACCGTAGGCGTTTATTTTGACCAACACCAGATTCCCCACATTTTCGCTTCCAACAACCGCGATCTCTACTTCGCACAGGGATATATTACCGCCCGAGATCGCTTATGGCAAATGGAACTACAAACACGTGCTGCTGCCGGTCGTCTTTCCGAAATTTTAGGATCACGCACCCTCCAATTTGATCGATATCGACGCCATATTGGTATGGGCTATGCCGCCGAACAAGCTCTTGAGGGATTATTGGGAAATCCCCGGACCGCTAAAGCTGTTAAAGCATACGCCGCGGGCGTCAACGCTTGGATTGACCAATTGCAACCCCAGGAATATCCACTGGAATACAAATTTTTAAATCACCATCCCGAGAGCTGGACACCGCTAAAAACTGCTCTTTTGCTTAAAAATATGACCTACACGCTGGCCGGTCGCAATTCTGATCTGCGAATGAGTAATACGCGGGCCGTCTTCGGTGATGACTTTATAAAGCAGATACTCGATTTAGAACATCCGTTAACGGATCCCATCATCCCCAAAAGCAAAAAATGGGATTTTGCATCACAGGCCCCTCAAAAGCCTGAAGATACATTTACTCCTTCCATTGTTGATACGGTAACTCCCTTTCAACCAGATCCCCAAAACGGAAGCAACAACTGGGCAGTTAGTGGATCCAAAACAGCTAATGGTTATCCCATTTTATCAAACGATCCCCATCTTAATATGACCTTGCCTTCCATCTGGTATGCTGTGCAGCTGCACAGTCCAGACCAAAATGTGATGGGAGTCTCTCTACCGGGCGCACCGGCAATCATTATCGGTTTTAATGAAGATGCCGCTTGGGGTACCACAAATGTTGGAGCCGATGTATGGGATTGGTATGAAATCACATTTCGCGATTCAACCTTCGGGGAATATAAATATGACGGTAAATGGCAATCTACGAAAAAACGAATTGAAAAAATTAAGGTAAAAGGGCAGCCAACCGTTACAGATACAGTAGTTTATACTCATCATGGTCCGGTGGTACAAACTTCTGGTGAGGAATCAATGCGTTCCGACATCCCAAAATATCATGCGATGCAATGGATTGCTTATAAGAAATCTAATGAGCTTCGCTACTTTCTGGATATTAATAAAGCCGAAAACTACAAGGATTATCGTCAAGCTATCCGCCATTATGAAAGCCCAGCACAGAACTGGGTATTTGCCGACAGTTCCAATATCGCACTTACTGTTGCAGGGAAATATCCGCTCAAGTGGAATGAACAAGGGCGTTTTATTGGTGATGGTTCTAACCCCAAATACGACTGGCAAGGTTGGATCCCATTTGAACAAATCCCCTATGTCAAAAACCCTGATCGCGGCTTTGTAAGTTCAGCCAACCAAACCCCTACTGATTCCACCTACCCGTATTATTTGGATAGTAATTTTGCCCCCTATGAACGCGGACATCGCATTAACAAACGGTTGGCAGCGATGGATAACATCACGCCCAAGGATATGCAACACCTACAGATGGATGTTTTCAGTAATCACGCCAAGAATGTATTACCAACACTGTTACAATATTTAAATACTGATACCTTATCCCAGCTTCACAAAAAAGCGAAAGGAAAACTTGCAGACTGGCGATACGACAATAAAGGAGAACTCATTGCTCCATCTATTTTTGACTACTGGTGGGATGAACTCTACGAAGCAATATGGAATGATGAATACTCAAAAACAGATGTCCCCCTTGAATGGCCCAGCCGAGACCAACTGGCAACATTTATACATAACAACCCAACCAGCCAATGGTACGACAACATAAATACACCAGAAAAAGAAACGCTTGAGGAGTTGATTAATCAATCTTTTAACCAAGCAATAGTAGCTCTGCAAAACAAATACGGTAATATGGGCAACAACTGGCAATGGGGATATGTTAACGATACAGATATAGGACATGTCGGTCGCTTACCCGGCCTGGGCCGCAAGGATGTATTCACCGGCGGTGGAGCAGAATCAATAAATGCCGTACGTGGCAGTCACGGTCCCTCTTGGCGTATGGTTGTACAATTGGGGCCTAAGATAAAAGGATGGGGCATTTATCCGGGCGGGCAGTCTGGTAATCCCGGCTCAAAATATTATGACAATATGGTTGATGAGTGGCAAAACGGAGATCTGTTTCCGCTTTGGTTCATGCAACAACCCCCTGTACCGGCCGACTCTCTGCACTATACCATCACCCTAAATTAA
- a CDS encoding CPXCG motif-containing cysteine-rich protein — MRQQNTTSAEYHCAYCGERNRTFVDPSQGDTQTYIEDCQVCCRPNKLSVSYDKWNEKFIIQSRQSQ, encoded by the coding sequence ATGCGACAACAAAACACCACTTCCGCTGAATACCACTGCGCATACTGCGGCGAACGTAACCGCACCTTCGTGGATCCCTCGCAGGGCGATACCCAAACCTATATTGAAGACTGCCAGGTTTGTTGTCGCCCCAACAAACTCTCGGTTTCATATGACAAATGGAATGAAAAATTTATTATTCAGAGCCGGCAATCCCAGTAA